The DNA window CCTGaatattttatcatcttatgCCTGTCTATCTGAACCTTCAGACTCTCCATCTTCCCCATCTTCCTGagttaaacctttttttttctgattccaAAGCGCCCTCAATGTGCAATTTTAGTGCttgtataaaaaacatcacTTTCACCTAGAATTTCTCTGTGATGTGTTCTTGTTTGTGATGGAATATTTGCCAGAACACATGAACAACAATCTGCTACATCAGAATTGTTAGTTGATAATTGAACTCCTGTTACATCTCTCTCAAACACATTAGCTGATTCAGTAGTAATATTTGAGTCTGAAAAATACCTATGTAGAGAAGCGATAATGGCGTACAGgtttaaatatttgatacatAATCTTGGGCCTCGGCCTCTGGTCCCAGTGCCCATGACAAATCTATTCAAGTAAAAACTGGTATATGATCTTTACGTGCAAGTTGCGAGCAAAGTTAACTTGACTATATATCATAAATATATTCAGATGCTGGGATGAGCTTTATTTGCAAGAATGTTTTTATTTATCTGGACTAATGcctatcaaaatttttctttatatCATAAACAAGAATGACCAAGGAGTTCTATATATGCTTGATCAATGATCACAACATTTTACTTCTCATACTATTTCCTCCAGTTGAGTATGCTTCATTTCCTTTGTATTTTATTATTAACAGAGGGAGGCTCGGCTTGAACGAAACAAGGGTCGGTCATTATTTGGTTGAGCAGTACAGAGGACCGATGTGCGATAAGATGTTAGTCTGAAGCACGTGAACGGATGACTTTTATTTCCTGATGTTCCTTTAGCTTGTGAAGTTAGAAACAGTAGAGAATTCTCTGCCTCTCCGGGTTCAGTGTGAAATGTAAGGTTTGAGACGATAATTTACTGTTTGGTCGTGACCAAATTTCCCAAATAAATGGTATTTCCAGAACGATTGCATAATCCTGGATCTTTGACCCACATATTTTGCTGTATAGTCACAGAACTCCCCAACACACCATACAATACATGTACAGTGCCAAGCGAGACTGCGAGAGGGTACAGCAATTGCTTCTTCCGTAGAATAtttttgctgattttttttttcacttacaGAATTTCCCTATGTGAATCATATTTGCGTAGTTGCGTTTAACCATGGAATCAAGCGATCTGTTTCAAATACGCACGCTCACTAGTACTCCGTTCcgcttcatattataagttgttccgcttcatattataagttgttcgattttttttcttgatctaAGTTTTCTTTTAGGTTTGAtgaagtttataaaaaaaatagcaatatttataatatcaaataagttttattaaatttaacattgaatatatttagataatatgtttgttttatattgaaagtgttactatattttttctaaaaacttgaTCATATTGAAagtgttactatattttttctaaaaacttgatcaaacttaaacaaatttaactaaaaaataatcaaaCGAGCTATAATATAAAAGAGAGGGAATACAACTACAAATCACTGTGCACGTGGACGTGCGGTACAAACGTACACGTAGAACTCGTTTCATTGGAAGCCAAGGAAATGAAAGAAAGCTGCAGCAAATTCGTGTGCAACCACTCAAAACGGGTTCACCGAACCTACTACTATGCGGATGCTGCTATACGCATCCGTTTGCGATGCTGTTATGGCGCGAGAGCGAGCAAACCACGTGGAAGAAGTGCATCTTCTCCACGAGCTCCCTCGcgtgcctcgccgcgcgccgctccagCCGCTCGAACAGCtgcgcgccgcggcgctcgccgaTGTGCGCGTCCACGAGCACCCCGGCCACGGCCTTGCAGCTGTTCGCCATGGCGCGGCCGacctccgccgcgtcgtccgGCCGGTCCACCACCAGCGGACTCCCTCCCCTCACCAGCTCGAGCCTGTCGATCGCGAACGCGCCGTCCGCGCGCACGACGTCGCGGAACTCCTGCAGGCTCGGCGCGTACACCGGGATGTTGAAGCtgtccctcttctccccctcgaCCACGCCCTCCTGGACGAGATCGTCCCACGCGTCCTGGAAGTGCGTGCCGAagaggaggccggcgccgccttGGTCGGCCGGGTCGCCGGAGCTCCGGCCGAGGCAGGCGAGGAacatggcgccgccgcgcttcATCTCGCGCGCCCGCGAACGCAGGAAGCGGGCGAGGTCGGCCTGGAACTGGCGCTTgtacgcggcggcgacggcctccgTGGCGCGGTGGACGAACACCCGCCCGCCATTGTACGCCGGCGACGCGCTGTCACCGACCTCCTCCGGCACCTGCGAGAGCCAGTGCAAAGAGAAGGTGGAGGTGAACACGTCGATGGACTCGCCGGGGAAGAGGCGCCCGTAGAACGTCCCGGGGACGCCGGCCGCGTGGTacggccgcgtcgccgtcgccgcgccttCGCCCGCGGCGAGGCACCCCTCGAGGCTGCCGGCCACCGGCGCGAGGAGCGGCGGGAGCAGCTGGAACAGCGTGTTGAAGTCGTTGCTGGGGAGGTCGGAGAAGAAGACCTGGAACTCGGGGGCGTCGCGGCCGCGGGACTCGTACGCCTCGGAGACGCAGCGGACGATGACGTCGACGATGAAGAGGCTGTTGCTGCCGCAGGAGCAACCCAGGTCGGCCGCCGTGAAGAGCTTGTCGCTGGACGAACGTTCCATCATCGCGTCCAGTGTCTCCTCCAGAAAGTGAAGCATGCGCCGGGCGTGCAGAGCCTATTTATAGCCAGTTTACAGGTTAAAAACTGACGCTATCAATTCTTAACCTGTATTATAGTAACTACCATGCATTTACTTGTACAGTAAAGTAGGACTAAATATTGGATGGCTAGCTACATCTGATATCTTGTGCAGGACAAAAACACTCGTCGTTTTGCACACATCTTCAGAaaatttttgagtttttgtacttgtaaaaaaaaattgttgcagTAACTGAAAGCCATATTCAATATATTAAACACAAGTGTTAGACGATTGAAACATCCACATGATCATTTCATAGAGCACAAGGGTTCAGTTCAgatcctaactttttctttgcTAAATGTATAGTTAAgaggagtggattctaatccctcgaggggatatcccctcgtatacatttttcttctaaattcgatgctaatagttgtgaaaaattctaaaaaaattgataatgtagagtataatgatacctactagtccaccaaaattcatgttcaaattcgatctacacatcgagaaacaaaaaagacaaatttagatataaacaatacgctactattcatacgctgaatttgtctttttttatatctcgacgtgtgtgagttgagtttggacttaagattttgtgaagttgtatatatgtgttgtatgaatgttgtcaatttttttcagaatttttcataaccgtttagatggtttttgagCAAACGAGAGAACATCCCCTCGAgcgattagaatagtttccctaGTTAAGATCCCAGTGATTCATTTCACAGGATTTGCCCCTGCTTTCTGTAAAGCTCGTGTTTGGAAACGTCGTACGTACCTGAGCTTGGGAGTTGTTGAGATAGCTGCCATCGCCGTTCCCTCCCTTCATGCAAAGCATGCTCGCCAGCTTCTTCATCCgaggagctgctgctgcagatACAGTGACGTTCTCTCCCTTCACTGACGCCATGGCCATTGTCATGGTGATTATGGCGACTTGTGTGCAAAAACAGAATTAGTCAAACGGATTAGTTCTTAACTCAATGCAGAGGCTCTATTCAGAAGAGATGGATATGGGCAGTGTGCCAGTGTGGAGTGGAGTGTGAAGCATGGTGGTCTCCATGCATATTTATACAGGAAGTTTAACAGTTAGTTTGCTTAGTCTGATCAAGTATGGGATGATGATAAGCATATTGCATATAAAAATGGTGCTATCAGCAATGCGACCTTTTAACGATATTCGAATGCGACAAGTGACTAACACGCATTACTTTATGCCCTTGCACAATTTTCGATTAATTATTAATCAGAGTCCATGTGACCCCAAAAGTAACGGCCGATTGTCATTTTGTCCAGTGAAAAGGCAGGAGATACTGATTTTGTTAGGTGGCTAAGCTATACTGTTTGTCTCGTTGATGCATGATGCATGCTTAGCTCCTTAGTGTTTGGTTACAAGGATGGGATGGGTTGTAACGAACCCACTTTTAGAGGTGTTTAGTTTAGAGGTGAGTGGGATGGGTTGGTCCCCTGGAGAAGAATATTTCTCTCAGATCCAGGACCAACCGATCCGGCCAAATGTGGCGGATGAACTCGTCCCACCTGGGATGAGCGAACGGCGTGACTCGCCCTCAGGAGACGGCGGACTCGAGCGAAGCAAACGGCtcgggcgatggcggcgggctCAGCAATGGTGGCAGCGGGGGCCTCGGCGATGGTGGATCCCGtggtggggatggcggcggcggcggcggattcggcgatggggacgggtgcggcggcggatccggaggCGGGGGACTCGGCGACAGCGGATCCACCCGCCCGTCCGTCGTCGCGCTCCTATGCCCGCCTACGGGGCCTAACGGCGACACGGCCACAGGAGgcgaaggagagggagagggagccaagggaggagaggaggaggcgcttGCCACTGGCGGCGGCTGCTGTGGTGGAGAGGGAGGTCAGGgcagaggcggcgacggcggccatggtTGCTCTGCCTGCTCACGCCTCTCCTCCGCCTTCTTGTTGCCAGGTTGTAGTCGCGCTCCTTCGCCCGGCCGGCCGTCATCGGTGGTTGCAAACGGCGTCCATCCCATCCCTCTCTAGTCCCTTCAACCAAATAAGAAAAAAACTGGGATGCGTCCTATTCTACAAACCAAACACACGAGTGGAATCGTCCCAACCCTAAAATCAGGGATGGTTTTATCCCATCCCAACCCTAATTTCCTGTAGAAGTCTGATAATCTTTTGCATatgggagaaaagaaaatgtagCTTCTAATCACATATAAGTTGTGCTCGTCAAAAGAGTGTAATTAAATTAATCTTTGATACGACTATAATAACAAATTTTCATAATGAATAGATCATATTAAACCTTGATTCACGGTCTAATAGCCGGCCTAGCTAGCAAGCTAGCGACGACATGAAAACGAGCCTAGTAGTGTATGCACAAGCCTAACATAGCTAGGTCAAGTCGTTCCCGGACCCCGTTGCCATGTTGTGTAGTTCTACAAGTTTGAAGCCCATGCTACATGAAACTGCGTGCAGCTTGCATGTGATTACTTGTACTACGATCAAGCCCTGAGACCTGAATATGGCATCCAATAATATGTGTCGCCAGATTGACCAGCAAGTTAGGGAATCAAACAAGGCTCATAATCTGTTTGATTGAAACAATGACACCAATCACATTACGAGGCAAGATATGTTTTTGCCTGAACGCATCAGGATTTCTATGGACAATAAGCATTCGGTCGGTTGGTGCTCCTGCACACCTATATATAGGGAACATGGAGACATTCTTTATCAGCATGGGTGACTGACATCTAATTCTCTATGTACCTGTATCTTTCTGCCTTGACTAGCATCTATTTGATGAATCATAGCTTCGATTCGTAGCCTGGCCCATTTGTCTAGTTCTCGTTCTTTTCACTCTTACAGTCTCACCATGGCAGCTTAATTAATTGGGTTTTTTGTTGTTATCCAATTATATATCATGATAAGGGCTTCAAGTCAGAACAGATTGGTCTTGACCAAGAGAACGCTGCCTTGCACATGCACCTTAGTAACTGATCACTTAAGAAATAAGGATCATTATTGGACCTAGCACACGGCGCTATATAATGGATAGCCATCCAATCTATCTATAGGCTGCTAGGATCAAATTCGGAAATCTGTAGCAGCAATCGTATACAGTTTTTAACTAGTTATGTGCATTTGTTTTGAGGAATTGTTCCCGCAGATGAATAGACCAGATCATCATGCATACTGCTAGGTGGAAGGAAGAGTTGAGATCAGATTACTGTACTATGTCATGGTATGCGCATGCGCGTTCGGGACTCCAGTGTTTGTAGGGgagcatttcgtcgagcagCTGGTGAGCGGGGAGAGGTAGGGGAGGAATGACTTACCGATGAGTCGGAGAGTCGGAGGTCGAGGTTAACGGCACGCACGAAGCGGATACCCTGGGAGTGCTCCTCCACCGTGCATAGCGTGGCCGGCGTGGCGAGAACGCGGCAGCGGCACCGTCTCCGGCAGGAGCGCGGCCACCACATgccgcctccggcggcggcgttctaCGCTCAGAGCTGACCGTACGATCGCAGTTAGACGGGTCAGATCGGTCCGGAAAAGAAGTGCCACGAGAATTTTGCAAAAGAGACCCTAGCACTGTGACTTATGCCCAAACGTGCACCAAATGGTAGGGATCCGATTCAGGTCGATCTTAAACCGTCCGATCGGAGTTGGGCGGATCAGATCGATGGGAGAGATCCTAAAATTGGGCCTTCTTGGGCCGTTTCTGTTTGACACGCCGAGCCCCATCTCGCCTCAAGCTAATCTGGACCGCGCAAGACATGTCGAACGGTCGTAACAGGTCCGACGGGGTCGGGGTTTTTAACTCCGAACGCcacgttcgtagcaaaaacgccgccaccgcgtcaTGGCTAgcctcgccggagcgccgcctcgtcctcgccgtcccCAGCTCCccgctccttcctcctctttagCCACGACGCCACTGCACGCACCAACGGCAGATTCCAGATGAATCTTCTTCCCTTTGGCCATCACCTTCTGACAAGTGACAACAATGGTGGAAGAGGCAATTTCATCGACACATTATCTaaaagcatctccaacagtctcttcATTCCACTCTCCAAACCAAAATTTAGccattctaataaaaaaaaacttactccaacagtctctctaaCCGAATTTAGCCATCCGGCTGGCCAAAACCCTCTCTtcactagccaaatttggcaGACTATTTGGCTGGCCAATAGTGGGCCCCACACAGCCCATCCTCCATCCCACACGGCAACCGAGCACGAGGAGGCATGGCCGCATCGGAAGGAGCTCGAGCACGGGGAAGAGCACGGCAGCCGCCGGCCCTCGCGCGGCgcggcccgccgcctccgctcgccgcctctGCCGGCCCCCCTACGCGGCgcggcccgccgcctcccctcgccgcaGCTGTCGGCCCCCACCGCGCCCACCACCGCTGTCCCCtcgccgcttcgccgccgccgccgcctgtatCCTGCGAACGTGagaaaagaggaagaggggaaggaaagggagaaagaagaagggagaggctgacatatgggtcccggTGTCATAGAGTCAAAGTAGAGAGAATAGATGGAGAGATTGTTGAAGTGAACAGTTAGTTTGACTAGCCAAAtcagatggagagttggctatatggGTATTTAGATAGTTCGATTTGGAGAGGTTGTTAGAGATGCTCTAATGTAGCCCTTGTCTAGACTctggagataaaaaaaagtggaTGAACAATTAATTAGATGCATCGTGATGTGAACCAAGATGTCATTATGTCAGGACCAAGTTACCTCGTTGAGATATGAACTGCACCTTTTGAGTGCAGAAGAGCCCACTTCCTGCAGTGACAAGGAGACTGATCTCCTGGTGTCATCTCGACTTAAAGCATGCATTGAGCTGCATATGTCTTTGTACTTACTACTAAAAAACTACGCTGTCTACCCACAAACAGATCAGTTTGCTCTGGACTGTGGATCAGTATTAGCCAACATTAGTGTAGTCACAGCGGATTTTGACTCTAACTTCAGTTTTGCAGGCCTCATTCTGATTCCATCAGACAGACGGTTTTGTCTACTTTCAGTTTTGCAAGCCTCATTCTGACTCCATCAGACAGATGGTCTTGTTTTGAGGACTGATCACCACCCGAAGCAAAACCTCCATTCGCCTCTGCACCAGCAAATCGGGACGCCATCAGCGAGTTGTGAATTTGGATACAATTCTGATCGACATATCGTGAGAGTAAAACAATTCTGATATCACGTGACAGCGTGAGCAACTGCAAAGGCCCTTCGTAGGCTTCAATTTAGGTGAccagacataaaaaaaaaggaaaaataaaaataagtttaatttCATTTTGATAATTGTTGGGGTTCTCCTTATATAGAAAATCCCCTCAAAAAATTAGAGTATGCTGCTATTTGCAGCGAGCACACGGTATTCTTTAGTAAAAGGCGAAAGAATAGTTCGCTCTGTGCCCACTGCGCAGCTGCCTGTTTTTAAACGGCGGCCTTGGCTCTTGTTTTATACTGTTCCCAGTATCGTTCCGCATCCAAAGCAGCGGTATGGGACTAATCACTGGTTGCGCGACTCTTTCCCGTGGTGCCGTGTGCTATCCGTGGATTCGGGCCAGGCAAGATACAAAACGGCGCAGCGTGCATGGCCCAGGCAGCCCAACGATGCTGGGCTGGTGACGCCGCTGGGCAAGagagaggaataagttcacttagtgaccctcaaaagtgatcaaaatctaatccgtaaccctaaactacaaaaccagatatctcgaccctcaaactcttaaaaccggtgcaatttgactcccttgacgGTTTTAGAggacggttttgctgacgtggcggctacgtggcggtattgaccgggtctcctttacacgtggcgttgacatggcgtttaggtggcatttagaattaaaaatatgtgtgggacccatttgtcattgaaacacaaaagaaattgtgggacccacgtgtccctTCTCTGTCCCCTCCCTCCAGTTCCTCCTCCTTgccgctccctctctctctcaagcggcggcagcggtgagcAGCGAAGGTgcgggcgtggcgcggcggcctgcgagcggcggaggcgcgggagtggcggcggcaggcactagagcggcgacggctgcggcaTCAGTACGCCAGCCAAGCGGTGGCAAGCAACAGCCGTCATCCATGACCCGACCCAGTGGCGAATCCACTGTTGGGGCTGGTTGGGGCTCCAGCCCCAGCTCTGGCTGCCAAGAATAGACCCTAGATATCTATGCTTAGTGAGTTCACATTGCCAGCAAAATTGACAGCAAAAAGCAAACGGCCAAGCAGTGATGACTCTTTAGCTGGAGAAGTTCAGGGTGAAAGAAACGATGTGCACGAAAATTTAATAGATCATTTGTAATCATTAATTATATTGTGGATTATTTTTACTCTTGTGTTCCAGTAGCTGTTGCAGTCTGCAGCCCATGACCTATATATATCTTCCAATCAACTTGCTCCCTTTATTCTTTATTCCATTTTTCTACCCGCGCAGGATTTTAAAATATTGTTGATATAGTtcaaagatactccctccgtttcatattataagactttctatcattatccacattcatatagatgatATGTCTagtttcattaacatctatatgaatatagacaatgctagaaagtcttataatataaaaggagggagtatatgattatTTTGTATTATGACTTTAAATATAAAGCCCCACCTCTATTTTCATCCTAGATTCGCCACTGACCCGACCAAGCCGCACCAAGCAGGATCCGCGGCGAGCAAGAGGCAGTGAGCAAGCCCAGCGGCGTCGCCCTTGCTGGACCACAAGGATGTTTTCTTCTCAATTCCAAGCTTGCTCTGCTACTTCGTTGGATCCGGCGGCCATCTACACGCAGCGGTAGGCTAGTAGCTGTCGTCTTGCCAAATCTTTCTGTCCCACAAATGCACTGAATCTTGCTTGCTGCAAATGGGAGGTTTTGGTAGATGCATTTCATTTGGGGATCTCTTTCCTTtgttctctttccttttctctttttgatGCATGCGAATGATTTGTCCATGGAAAGGTGAGGAGTAGATTTTGGTTTTGGATGAGGGGTGATGCAACTATGCtaagattagttttttttccagtAAATGCGCAAGTTAGCAGTAACTATTTGATGTTAATACGGATGGCGATGAAgcgaggaggtggagaaggaggTTGCGTGACAgtgggcggcgacggtgacggtggATGACGTCGTGTCAACCGCACCGCGTGTGCCTCCCGCTGTCGCCGACCGCCGTCCTCCTGCTGCTTgcaggccgccgcgccacgtccgcgcctccgccgctcgccgcccgccacgggagagagagagagggagcagcgaggaggagaaggaactagagggaggggagagagagagaaaggacatgtgggtcccacaatttcttTTGAGTGTCAATGACAAATGGATcccgcatatatttttttaattctaaatgccacctaaacgccacgtcaatgccacgtgtagaggagacccggtcaataccgccatgtaggcgccacgtcagcaaaaccgcccttcaaaaccgccaaggaagtcaaattacaccggttttaagagtttgggggttgagatatccggttttgtagtttagggtcacggattagattttgatcacttttgagggtcactaagtgaacttattcccaagAGAGAAGTGCAAAATGCCAATATTTTCCCTCGCTCGCTAGTGGGCTTTGTCGCGTATCCAACACATATAGAAGTCTCGAGAAAAACAGAACGATCATTTCTCCACGCAGCGTTTCTACATCGAGTAAAATTAATCGAATACAGGGATGACACGTATGAATTCGATAGAACAGTGTTATGTCTCATGCAACGAAAGGTAGCCAGCAATTCCCATCCTACAACGAACAATACAACAAATACCACCTGGTGCCATCTTGAGCACAACGTGCTGAACCTGAACCCCTGAATATCGAAGGCCTGAACCCTGTCTAGATTGTACATAACTACATACAAGAAAAATGAAGCTAACCATTATGTGCAACTGTTCAGCGTTTACACGTCCAAAAGAAATAACACTGAGAAGCCCGATTGGAACGCCAACTCTCTAATTCCCCAAGAATCATAgcaagaatattgaaagattgagaagatacgcaaaacgagatgggCCATTAGCGTATATTgatataatattaattattttaaactttaaaaatggattcACATTATCTAATCTAGAAGTTGTCAATTCACATCCACAAATGCTGtctttagttcacaccaaaattagaagtttggttgaaattggaacaatgtgacggaaaagttggaagtttgtgcgtaggaaagttttgatctgatgaaaaagttggaagtttgaaaaaaaactttgtaactaaacacggcgaaaACTGGATGAAAAATTAGTTGTACGCATTGACTTACACATGCCAAGATGGACCAAGCTACCTCATTGAAATGTGAACGGCAATCATCtttccagagagagagagaagtgaaCTGCAGCTGTAGGTTGCAGAAGAGCCCTGCTACTTGGACACAGGAGAAACCTGTGTTGCTATCTTAACTGAAGCATTGAGCTGCAAATTTCAGAGTACTAAAACCTACAACCAAACAAATCGGTTTGCTCTAGACCTGTATGAACCAGTATAGCGAATACGTGTGAAGTCACAGCAGATTCTGATTCTGATTTTAGTTTTGCAACGTCTCTCATTGCGGTTCTATGGAACAGATCGCCAGCAGCACATCGGATTGTGAATAATGGACAGTTGTATCTCTACGAGAGAGGGAATAAGATGAAATCTTAAAACCTGCAAAATTAGAAGCGTATCTATCACCATGCCTACGAACAGATGAACAGGAGGTAATCAAATCTTGTTTCAGAATTGTTGGGGTTCTCCAAATCCTGGAAATCCCGTCAAAAAATTTGAGTATACTGCTAATTGCAGCGAGCACACGGTATTCTTTAGTAAAAGGCGAAAGAATAGTTCGCTTTGTGCCCACTGCGCAGCTGCCTGCCTCTCAACGGTGGCCTTGGCACTTGTTTTATACTGTTCTGGGAAGTGTTCTGCACCCAAAGCAGCGGTATGGTACTAATCGCTTCTACCTGCCACGAGAGCTCTTCCTCATATTCCGCCACACAATTTTGGGCCTCGTTTCGGCCGACTGAAATGGGCCTTGCCCCCACTCCGCCTCAAGATAATGGGCCTCCGTTTAGTTGGCGATGAAGCCCCTGAATAATTTTCGGTTAATCTGGGGCGCAGAAGCCTGATCGAACGGTCGTTAGAGATCCAAGGGGGCTCGGAGTTTAAAACTCCGACTCCCACACTCGTCTCAagaacgccgccacctcctcacGGCGTgcctcgccggagcgccgccgcatcTTGGCTGTCACTTGCTTCCCGCTCCTTCTTCCTCCAAAACTCCCGGATGTCACACGCATCCAAGTATCCAACAATCCTGGCAGCCTTAGGTGATTGACCATCACCTTCTCCTGACAACGATGGGGAAGAAGCGAATTTGTTAGCTCATTGTCCAATCTAGAACTCGTCTAGAGATTCATTCACCTTCACAAAACTGGATGAACAACTAGTTATATACTCAACAACCGAGAAGCCAGGTCCAAGCTACCTCGTTGAGATGTGAACTGAAGCCTAGTGTTGGTGCAGAAGAGCCCTGTTCCTGGGGGCTGGGGCAAAGGATACCTCTTGCTGTCATCTCAGCTAAAGCATGCAAatcttggtggtgtttgaatgttctaaaaatgaagatgaagattaagtatttCACGTAAAATAAGGTGTTAATAACATattattaattgagttttaattattacaaacttgaaaaatggattaatctaatattttagaacaactttcatatagaaagttttcccACGGAACACACCCtttagccgtttgaaaaacatgtcattttaatccaaaagtttatctCCCAAAACGAGTAGGGCCGACAGCCGTCCAGAGTACTCAAAGAACAGATCAGTTTGCTGAAGTGTTTTTAGCGTAACGTCACAAAGGATTCTATCAGCAACTTGTGGATTTTGACGAAGTAAACAACTGTATATAAGATGGAGAAAGAGTGTAAGACGTCAATTCTCTATTTCATACATAATTGTTGAGGTTTCTCCTTAGACAGGAAAccccttgaaaaaaaatatcaaatttctATTTCAAAATTGTTGGGGTTTGTACTAAGTTAGGAAATCCCCTCAAAAAATTAGAGTATGCTGCTATTTGCAGCGTGCACACGGTATTCTTTAGTAAAAGGCGAAAGAATAGTTCGCTTTGTGCCCACTGCGCAGCTGCCTGCCTTTCAACAGCTGCCTTGGCACTTGTTTTATACTGTTCCGGGAGAACGTTCTGCATCCGAATCAGCGGTATGGTACTAATCGCTGGTTTCTGTGGCTATGGCTTATGTATGGGCCAGTGAAGAAAACGGCATGGCGTGACGCAGCCCAGACGTGCTGGGCCGGGCAAGCACACCTGTGGAAGTCACTGGGTGGAATAGTTCATGCCTGTTTGGTGTTTGGTAGACCTCTAACTGCCAGCTCCgcttattttgtgagagagctccacccagcttcGTTCCTATTTTAGATGAAGCTTCTGAgatgtaccaaacaggcccttcaTCTGGCCTCTGGGTATCCAACAAGAATGAATAAATGGATTTCTCAAGACACCAGAGCGATCATGTAGTCACGTGGCGTCTCCGTATGAGTAAAAATGCAAGATCAGTCAAGTGCAAATTCATCCACATCTACAACTCAATAGATTTGGCCAGCAAGTCGCGCCTACAACGAACAACTACCAAGTGTCGTCTTGAACATACAATAAAAATTCGTGACGGCTGCTGAACTCC is part of the Oryza glaberrima chromosome 4, OglaRS2, whole genome shotgun sequence genome and encodes:
- the LOC127771652 gene encoding indole-3-acetate O-methyltransferase 1; the encoded protein is MTMAMASVKGENVTVSAAAAPRMKKLASMLCMKGGNGDGSYLNNSQAQALHARRMLHFLEETLDAMMERSSSDKLFTAADLGCSCGSNSLFIVDVIVRCVSEAYESRGRDAPEFQVFFSDLPSNDFNTLFQLLPPLLAPVAGSLEGCLAAGEGAATATRPYHAAGVPGTFYGRLFPGESIDVFTSTFSLHWLSQVPEEVGDSASPAYNGGRVFVHRATEAVAAAYKRQFQADLARFLRSRAREMKRGGAMFLACLGRSSGDPADQGGAGLLFGTHFQDAWDDLVQEGVVEGEKRDSFNIPVYAPSLQEFRDVVRADGAFAIDRLELVRGGSPLVVDRPDDAAEVGRAMANSCKAVAGVLVDAHIGERRGAQLFERLERRAARHARELVEKMHFFHVVCSLSRHNSIANGCV